GTATAATGGCGCGAACGGTCGGCGCGGAACCTTGTGGGAAGGGCGGTTCAAGAGTGTGCTTGTGGAGGATGGTTATGCTGCGCGGGTGATGGCCGCTTATATCGATCTTAATCCGATCCGTGCGGGCATGGTGAAGAATCCCGAGGATTACAAGTGGTGTTCATACGGCGAGGCGATGCAGCCGAAAGCGAACTCCGGCAGGAAAAAAGCGCGCGACGGGATCTGTCGGATACTTGAGACCCATGAGGAAATTGGAAACAAACCACCCGAACCGCAGTTTTGGAACAAGGGGGCGGCGGATCACTACCGTATGATGCTCTTTGCCGATGGCGAGGAGGTATTTGCGGAAGACATTCACGCTGGCGATGTGCCTGACAACCAGAAGATCAAGCGCGTTAGAAAAGGGTTCAAGCGTAAGAACGTGGAAAAGGTGTTAGCCAAGGGTGGTAAATTGAGTTTCGGCGAGGCCATGCGCTGCAGGGTGCGGTATTTCAGCGATGGCATGACCGTGGGAAGTCGGGAATTTGTCGATCAGATATTCAAACAGGCACGCGATCGCTTTGGAGAGAAACGAAAGACCGGAGCTCGGCCGATGCGTGGTGTTGGATGGAAGCAACCCAAAAAGCAAATCTACTCGATGCGACAACTTGTGAAAAACCCGCTTGAGTAAATCGTCAGGACGGATTCAAGCAGCAAAGATCCGTATGCTCTACTGTCCACAACACAACTTTCCAGGACAGGAGTCTGAAA
The Akkermansiaceae bacterium DNA segment above includes these coding regions:
- a CDS encoding transposase; protein product: MRQPRFLSPSAEVTASLYHCVSRVVDRQFVLGREQKDVFVRMMREYEAFCGVRVLAYCIMSNHFHLLVEVPPKVQGEAVEITDEDFLARLKPLYSTVYYRGIEQMLKKFRADGAGKAAAELKEKFTCRMHDLSEFMKGLKQRFTQWYNGANGRRGTLWEGRFKSVLVEDGYAARVMAAYIDLNPIRAGMVKNPEDYKWCSYGEAMQPKANSGRKKARDGICRILETHEEIGNKPPEPQFWNKGAADHYRMMLFADGEEVFAEDIHAGDVPDNQKIKRVRKGFKRKNVEKVLAKGGKLSFGEAMRCRVRYFSDGMTVGSREFVDQIFKQARDRFGEKRKTGARPMRGVGWKQPKKQIYSMRQLVKNPLE